Part of the Halobaculum halobium genome, ACGCGACGTTGCCCACGCACGCGGCGACCTCCAGCGGTTCGTCGAACGCCACTGACTGGTACTCCTGGTCGGCTTGGTCGTAGAACCACACTTCGGCGTCCTGCACGGCGCCCATGGCGTTGAACCACGCCGCGTCAGCCTCGACCTCGTCTGCGAGCGATTCGATCTCCTCGCGCCAGTCGGCGCCGTTGTCCAGGCTCGCCATGTACTCGCCGGCGACCTCGACCTCGCGGTAGTTCATACGCGAGTCGTCTCGCGACCGCCAGTAAAACGTTGCCGCCGCGGCAGCCGCGTCGGTTCCCGGGCGGCCGAGGATTCAAGGCGGAAGGCGGAACCAGCCCCCTCGATGCGACGCTGAGAACCGCCGTCGGCGGCGCCGCGGGCGTGCGGCCCGACCGTCGACGTCGACCCGGGCCGGACCCGGGTTACTGGGCCGCCTGTCAGCCATTCCGGATCCGCAGCTACCGCGTCGCCGCGTCGATCGCCTGGTCGAGGTCGGCGACGATGTCCTCGGGGTTCTCGACACCGACCGACAGCCGGACCATGTCGCCGGTGACGCCCGCGGCCAACTGCTCCTCCTCGGTGAGCTGCTGGTGGGTCGTGCTCCCCGGGTGGATCACGAGCGTCTTCGCGTCGCCGACGTTCGCGACAAGCGACGCGAGTTCCGTGTTCTCGACGGTGTCGCGGGCGGCGTCGTAGCCCCCGGCGAGGCCGAAGGCGATCATCCCGCCGTAGCCGCCGTCGAGGTACTCGGAGGCCTCGGCGTGCGTCTCGTGGTCCGGCAGCCCCGGGTACGTCACCCAGTCGACCGCGGGGTGGTCTGCGAGGTGCTCGGCGACGTGTTGGGCGTTCGCGCAGTGTCGTTCCATCCGCATCGGGAGCGACTCCAGCTTCTGCATCGTCGCCCAGGCGTCGAACGGCGACTGCGCGCTGCCGAGGTCCCGCTGACCGCGGGCGATGGCGCCGTACGTGAGCGCCGCGTCGCCGAAGCGCTCGGCGAAGTTGACGCCGTGGTAGGCGGGGTTCTCCGCGCCCAACTCCGGGAAGCGATCGGCGTGTTCGCCCCACGGGAACGAGCCACCGTCGACGAGGACGCCGCCGATGGTGGAGCCCGAGCCGTGGATCCATTTAGTCGTCGACTCCCACACGAGGTCCGCGCCGTGTTCGACCGGCCGGCAGAGGTACGGCGTCGCGAACGTGTTGTCGACGAACAGCGGCGTGTCGTGCTCGTGGGCGATGTCGGCGATCCGCTCGATGTCGGGCGTCACGAGCGCGGGGTTGCCGATGGTCTCCAGGTGAACGAACGCGGTGTCCTCGTCGATGGCCTCCGCGTAGGCGTCGTAGTCGAGCGTGTCGACGAAGCGCGTTTCAACCCCTCGTCGCTCCACCGTGTGCGTGAGGTAGGTGTACGTCCCCCCGTACAGCGACGACGAGGACACGATGTTGTCGCCGGCGGACGCGAGCAGGAAGGTAGCCAGATCGAATGACGCCATCCCAGAGCTCGTCGGTACCGCGCCGACGCCGCCCTCAAGCGACGCGAGCCGGTCGCCGAGCTGCGCGACCGTCGGGTTGAGCAGGCGGCTGTAGATGTATCCTTCCTCCTCCAGCGCGAACAGCCGCGCCGCGTGGTCGGCGTCGTCGAACACGTAGGAGGTCGTCTGGTGGATCGGTGGCGCGCGCGCGCCGGTCGTCGGATCGGGATCTGCGCCCTCGTGGACGCTTCGCGTCCAGAAGCCGTAGTCGGTGTCGTTGTCGGGCATCCCGTGGACCATCGGAACCAAGCGGTATAACGACTCAGACCGTCCGGAGTTTCGCCGCCGTCGCTGACGAGTTCGAACGAGCTCCGATCGACGCCCGGCGCTCAGCCCGGAAAGAGGCTCGCGTGGACCGGCGCACGGTCCGGACCGCCCGAGTGGATCCCCGAGCCGTCGGGGTCGTCGTCTTCGCCCTCATCGCGGATGGCACGTCCGTCGACGCCGTCGCGGAGGAAGTCGCGAAGCGGCGGGCCCACCGACTCGGGCTCGACCAGGAACGCGTCGTGACCGTGGTCCGAGTCGACGACGTGGTGTGCCGTCGGCACGTCCACGTCGCCGGCGGCGTCCGCGAGCGCGCGCGACTGTTCGACGGTGAAGTGCCAGTCGCCGGTGAACGACAGCGCGAGGAGTTCGCCTTCAAACGCTGCCAGCGCCTCCGCGTCGGAGCCGTAGCCGGCGGCGAGGTCGTACTCGTCCATCGCCCGCGTCAGGTAGAGGTAGCTGTTGGCGTCGAACCGGGTGGTGAAAGAATCGGCGTTATAATCGAGGTACGATTCCACCTCACGGTACGGGAAGAACCGCCCGGTTGGGTCGGCGGGCGCGTCGTCGAAGGCGCCGCGTCCGGCGGCACGTCGGCCGAACTTGCGCCCCATCGAGGCCTTCGAGAGGTACATCACGTGACCGAGTCGTCTCGCCTGCGCGAGCCCGTCGTCGGGATTCGGCCGGTCGGCGCCGTAGTAGTCGCCGCCGTTCCAGTCCGGGTCGGTGGTGATGGCGCGCCGGGCGATGGCGTCGAGCGAGAGACATTGCGTGTCCAGCCGCCCCGCGGTCGCGACGGCGGCGACGCGCCGGACGTCGTCCGGGTAGCGCTTCGCCCAGTCGAGGGCGTTCATCCCGCCGACGCTCCCGCCGACCACGGCGTGCAGGCGGCCGACGCCGAGGCGATCCAACAGCCGGCGCTGTGCCCGCGTCCAGTCGCCGACGGTCACCGGCGGGAACTCGGTGCCCCAGGGTCCGTCGTCCGGCCCCTCGGTGGGCGGCCCCGAGGAGCCGTAGCAGGAGCCGGGGACGTTCACGCAGACGACGTAGTACTCGGTGGTGTCGATGGCCTTGCCGGGGCCGACCACGTCGTCCCACCACGCACGGGCCTGCCCGGCCGTCTGGACGCCGGTGGTCGCGGCGCCGTCGACGGCGTTGTCCTCGTCGCCCGTGTCGTCGTTCTCGCCGGTCACCGGCTCGTGGTCCTCACTCCTGGGGGCGTTCGAAACGTGTTGGCTTCCGGTGAGGGCGTGACAGACGAGCACCGCGTTATCGCCGTCGAACTCGCCGTACGCCTCGTACGCGAGTCGGAGGTCGTCGACGGACTCGCCGCACTCAAACCGGAACTCACCGACCGACTCCATCGCGGTCATCGCGTCGCCTCCGCGATGGCGGAGTCGAGGTCCGCCACGATGTCGTCCGGATCCTCGATGCCGACAGACAGGCGCAGGAGGTCCGGACTGACGCCCGCTGCACGCTGTTCCGCCTCAGCGAGCTGTGCGTGCGTGGTGCTTGCGGGATGGATGATCAGCGAGCGCGCGTCGCCGATGTTCGCGAGGAACGAGACCAACTCCACCTCCTCGCAGACGCGCTTGCCGGCCGTGAAGCCGCCTTCAAGTCCGAACACGACCATGCCGCCGAAGCCGTCGAGGTACCGGGCGGCCTCGTCGTGAGTCGGGTGCGCCTCGAATCCCGGATAGGTGACCCACGCCACGTCAGGGTGATCGTCGAGGTGTTCGGCGACGATGCGGGCGTTCTCGCAGTGTTTCTCCATCCGGATCGGCAGGGTCGAGAGCCCCTGAAGGGTCTGCCAGGCGTCGAACGGCGATTGGGTGTTGCCGAGCGTGCGGACCCCGCGGTGGCGCGCGACCTGCGCGAACGCCCGCTCGCCGAACCGCTCGGCGAAGTCGACATCGAAGGCGGGATTCTCGCCCGCGACCTCGGGGTAGTCCGCGTCCGGGTGATCCCACGGGAAGGTGCCGCCGTCGACGAGGACGCCGCCGACGGTGGTACCGGCGCCGTGGACCCACTTCGTCGTCGAGTTCCAGACGATGTCGGCACCGTGCTCGATGGGGTTGCACAGCGCCGGCGTGCCGAAGGTGTTGTCGACGACGAGCGGGACCGCGTGGTCGTGGGCGATCTCGGCGATCCGCTCGAGGTCCGGCGTGACGAGCGACGGATTCGCCAGCGTCTCGACGTGGACGAACGCGGTGTCTTCGTCGACGGCGGCTGCGTACGCGTCGGCGTCGGTGGTCTCGACGGTCCGAAGGTCGACGCCGCGGCGCGAGGCCATGTGCGCGAGGTAGGTGCTCGTCCCCCCGTACATGTCCGCGCTGGCGACGACGGTGTCGCCGGCGCGTGCGAGCAGACTCGTCGCGGTGTCGATGGCCGCCATCCCGGACGCGGTGGCGACGGCGTCGACGCCGCCTTCCAGGTCCGCGAGACGCCGCTCCAGTACCCGGGTCGTTGGATTGGAGATGCGGGTGTAGACGTCGCCCTCGCGGTCGAGCGCGTACAGATCGGCGGCGGTGTCGGCGTCGGGGAACGCGTAGGAGGTCGTCTGGTAAATCGGGGGCGCTCGTGCGCCAGTTGCGGGGTCGCCGTCCCACCCGGAGTGGAGCGCACGGGTACGCGCCCCGCGCCCGGCCGACCCGTCTCCGTCGGCCGACCGCGGCGCGCCGGCATCGACGTCGTCAGTCATGTACTCCAAGCATATTCACACACACGGATATGCGCGCGAGTTACGGCAACGTCTGCCGGTCGACGGATAGACTCCCAAAGCCTAAAGCGGAAACCGGGGGAAGCGGGCGGTACATGGCCGCCATCGAGTTGGAGGGCGTCACGAAGCGGTACGGCGACGTAACGGCCGTCCGCGACCTCGACCTCACCGTCGAGGAGGGCGAAGTGTTCGGCTTCCTCGGCCCCAACGGGGCGGGCAAGTCGACGACGATCAACATGCTGCTCGATTTCGTGCGTCCCACGAGCGGGAGCGTTCGGGTGCTCTCTCGCGACGCGCAGGCGGAGTCCGTGGAGGTTCGCCGGCACACCGGCGTCCTCCCGGAGGGGTACGACGTGTACGAGCGGCTCACCGGTCGCCAGCACGTCGACTTCGCGATGCGCTCGAAGGAGATCGACGGCGACGTGGACGCGGTTCTCGAACGCGTCGGCATCGCCGACGCGGCGGACCGCCGCGCCGGAGGGTACTCCAAGGGGATGCGCCAGCGCCTCGTCCTCGGCATGGCGCTCGTCGGCGACCCGGACATCCTGATCCTCGACGAACCGTCCTCTGGACTGGACCCCGCAGGCGCCAAAGAGATGCGCGAGATCGTCCGTGCGGAGGCCGAGCGGGGGACGACGGTGTTTTTCTCCAGCCACGTGCTCGGGCAAGTCGAATCCGTCTGCGACCGCGTCGGCATCATGCGCGAGGGGGAACTCGTCGCCGAGGACTCCATCGAGGGGCTGCGCGAGGCCGTCGGCGGCGAGGAACAGCTCGTCGTCACCGTCGACGCCGCCAGCGAGGAAGACGTCGAAGCCGTCCGTGCGCTGGCGGGCGTCTCCTCGGCCGCGACCGACGGCGGCACCGTCACCGTCTCCTGTGAGAGCGACGCGAAGACACAGGTGATCGGGGCGTTAGAGGACGCCGGCGTCACGGTGAAAGACTTCTCGACGCAGGAGGCGAGTCTGGAGGACCTCTTCCTCACGTACGCGGGAGACAGCGATCATCCGAAGACCGTCGACGGCGACGCCGCGAACACGGAGGTGGCCGAATGAGTCTGGAAGCGGTCGCGCGCAAGGACTTCCAGGACGCCGTCCGATCGCGGTGGCTCCTGGGACTGACGGCGTTTTTCGTCCTGCTCGTCTCGGTGGTCGTCTACCTCGTCCGGCCGGGAGCGGGCCAGACGCTCTCGACGAGCGCGCTTCTCGGCTCGATCTTCATCCGGGACGCCCTCGTCACGACGCTCATCCCCCTCATCGCGCTGGTCGTCTCGTACAACGCGGTCGTCGGCGAGCGCGAGACGGGGTCGTTGAAGCTGCTGCTCGCGCTGCCGCACTCGCGGGCGGACGTGGTGTTTGGGAAGGTCGCCGGCCGCGCCGGGGCCATCGCGGTCCCCGTCTCGATCGGCTTCCTGCTGCCGGCGCTGGTGGCCGCGATCGGGCCGCTGTCGCTGCAGGTCGGGACGTTCTTCGGCTACATCCTGCTGACGCTGCTGCTGTCGGCGGCGTTCGTCGCCATCGCGGTCGGCTTCTCGGCGGCGGTGTCGTCGAATCGCCTCGCGATCGGCGGCGCGGTCGGACTGTACTTCTTGTTCGTCCCGCTGTGGGGGGCGATCCAGTTCCCGCTGCGGCTCTACCTCGGCACGGGCGGCCCCGGTTGGCTGCCGATCGCGGGGTCGGAGCTGCTGCGGCTGCTACGGCTGATCAATCCCACGGGCTCGTTCAAGATCGTCTCCGGCGAGTTCGTGAGCAGCACCCTGTTCGCCGCCGGGCAGGCCGGCACCGAGGCGGCCGGGCAGTACGCGACACAGATGGAGATCGCGGCGTTCGCGATGCTGGGCGCGTGGCTGCTGGTGCCGCCGCTGCTGGGGCTGTGGCGGTTCGAAGGCGCGGATCTGTAGACTCTCCTCGACCGTAGATCCGCTCTCGCTGTTCTTGACGTTCTCGTCGTTGTTGTCACTCTCGTCGCTCTCGCGGTCTTGGCATCGGCCAAGTGACCGCGCTGTCGCCCGCGAACCTGCCAGCGTTCCCGACTCGCGCGGCTCGCTGCGCTCTTCGCGCACTCCGTTCGCCGTCCGGTATCGCGGTCTCCCGCTGGTCGACCGCACACCGCTCGCGTGACCGGCGGTCGGCCGGCACGCGCAACCGCAGATAGTCAGCCCTCCTCGTCGGGCGGCCACTCGATCCCGTGATCCGCGAGCAACTCGGCGAACTCCCCCTCGTCCAGTTCGGGCACGTCGTTCGCCTCGGCGTCCTCGCGCTTGCTCGTCCCCGGCGAGTCGCCGGCGACGAGGTAATCGGTGTTGCCCGAGACCGACGAGGTCGCGTTCGCGCCGTGCGTCTCCACGAGCCCTTGCGCGAGGCTGCGGGCGGTCGACAGCGAGCCCGTGAACACGAACGTGAGCCCCTCGAGCGCGTCGCCCGTCTCGGTGTCGTCGGACTGCGGGTTGACGTGGTCGAGCAGGTCGTCGATGACGCGGGCGTTCTGCTCGGTCTCGAAGAAGTCGCGCACGGTGCGCGCGACCGTCTCGCCGATGTCGTCGACCTCCACCAACTCCGCCTCGCCGGCGCGCCTGACGGCCTCGAAGGTCCCGAAGTGACGCGCGAGGTTCCGGGCCGTCGCGGCGCCGATCTCGTGGATGCCCAGCGCGGCGAGGAAGTCCGCCAGTTCCGGCTCGGTGCTGGCCTCGATCTCGCGGATCAGGTTGTCCGCGCTCGTCTCGCCCCACCCCTCTAGGGCCGCGAGGTCCTCGCGACGGTCGGGCAGCCGGTACAGATCGGGGAGCGTCTCGACCAGTCCAGCCTCGCGCAGTTGCTCGACCGACTCCTCGCCGAGTCCTTCGATGTCGAGGCCGCCGCGGCTGGCGTAGTGAACGACCGCGCGCTCGGCCTGCGCGGGGCACGCGAGGCCGTTCGGACAGAAGGCGAGCGGTCCGTCCCGCTCCACGTCGCTGCCGCAGGCGGGACACTGCTCGGGGAACTCGTAGGAACGGTCGGTGTGAGACTCAACGACTTCCGCGACCTGCGGGATCACGTCGCCGGCGCGCTTCACGCGCACCTCGTCGCCGACGTTCACGCCCAGCGACGCGATCTCCTCGGGGTTGTGCAGCGTCGCACGCGACACCGTCACCCCGCCCACGTCGACCGGATCGAGCAGGGCGACGGGAGTCAGGCGGCCGGTCCGGCCGACCTGCACGACGACGTCTTCCACCGTCGTCACCTCGTGGCGCGCGGGGAACTTGTACGCGAACGCCCAGCGGTAGCTCCGCGATTTCGTCCCGAGTTCCTCGCGGTCGGTGCGATCGTTCACCTTGATCACGACGCCGTCGATCTCGTAGTTCAGGCCCTCGCGCTCCTCGGCGAGGCGGTCGCGGTAGTCGATCGCCGCCTCGATGTCCGCGGCGAGTTCGTCCCGGTCGTTCACGTGCAGGCCGAACGAGCGCAGGGCATCCAGTTCCCCGAGGTGGTCGTCCGGGCGCGAGCGCACGCCCGGATCGCCGGCGTCGGCATCGCCCGAGTCACCCTCCTCCCACCCGAGCACGTCGTAGAAGAAGCAGTCGAGCGGGCGTTCGGCGACGGCGTCGATGTCGAGCTGTCGGAGGGTCCCCGCGGCCGCGTTGCGGGGATTCGCGAACGGCTCTTTCCCCGTCTCGATGCGCTCGCGGTTGTGCGCTTGAAATGCGTCTCGGGGGATGAATACCTCCCCGCGGACCGCCAGCGTCTCAGGAGGGTCACCCGCCAGGCGCTCGGGCACCGAGCGGATCGTCCGCACCTGTTCGGTCACGTCGTCGCCGACGCGGCCGTCGCCCCGGGTTGCGGCCTGCACGTACCGGCCGTCCTCGTACACCACCTCGACGGACAGCCCGTCGAACTTCGGCTCGCAGGAGTACCCGAGGTCGGCGTCGGCGCCCAGATCTCGGCGAACGCGCTCGTCGAACTCGCGTACGTCCGCGGCCTCGCCCGACTGGTCGATGGAGAGCATCGGCGCGGCGTGTTCGACCTCGCCGAGTTCGTCGAGTGTGCCGCCGGCGACGCGCCGCGTGGGGGTATCCGCCACGGCCAGATCGAAAGCCTCCTCCAACTCCGCCAGTCGCGCGAACAGCGCGTCGTACGTGCGGTCGGCGATCAGCGGGTCGCTGCGGGCGTAGTACCGGTGATCGTGTTCGCGGACTGCCGCCCGAAGCAGGGTCGCCTCCGCGGCGGCCGCCTCGGCGTCGAGGTCGTCGGGGGCGACGAAGTCCGTGTCCGGATTGGTCAGGTATGGGTTGTCCGGGTCGGCGTAGCGGAGGTCGTCGGCGTCGACCTCGGCTGGCGTGCTCATTAGCGGCGGTTAGGACGCGGCTCGCGTGAATCCATCGGACGAGCCACGACCGGCGGCGATCCCCGTTGTCGTCACGTCTCGCGGCCGTTTCGTTATCAGTGGAAATATTTTGCCACGTAGGCTTTTGTGACGATCCGACCTTCCGCTCTCTATGAGCCATACAGGGGGGACCCAAGAGACCGGACCGGGCGTTGTGGGACGGTTCAGCGCTCGGATCGAGGAAGTAATCAGGTACACGCCGGCCGGCGACACGATCCCGGACGAGCAGTGGCGCACTCGCCACCGCACCATCCTGATCGCGCTGGTCGTACACATCCCGTTTTTGACCGCGCTGGGATTGTACGAGGGGACCGAATCGCTCGTCACGGGCGCGACGATCCCGGGAACGACGACGTGGATGGTGGCCGCGCAGGTCGCGGTGCTCGGGGGGCTGGCGGCGCTGTCGAACTGGTCGCGGCTCGACCGCCGGACCCGGACGGCGCTGTCGTCGCTGGGACTGATGGTGAGTTCGGGCTTCCTCGTCCGGTTCTCCGGTGGCTACATCGAGGCGCACTTTCACTTCTTCGTCGTCATGGCGGTCGTCGCTCTCTACGAGGACTGGGTGCCGTTCGCGCTGGGGCTGGTCTACGTGTCGGGCAGCCACGTCGTGTTCTCGCTGATCGATCCGACGACCGTCTACAACCACCAGGCGGCGATCCAGAACCCGTGGGTCTGGGCGGGGATCCACGCTGCGTTCATCCTCATGCTCGCGGCGGCGCTGATGCGCAACTGGTTCTCGATCGAGAAGTCGCGCGAGGAGGCGGCCGAGCGGATGGCGGCGGTCGAACGACAGAAGTCGCAGGTCCGCGACGCCGAGGAGGCGATGGCCGAGGCCCGAGAGCGTCGCGCGGAGGTCGAGCAGCTGAACGAGGTGCTCGAACGGAAGGCGGACGCCTACAGCGCGCGGATGGCCCGCGCCGCCGACGGGGAGTTGACCGTCCGCGTCGACGCCGAGAGCGACAGCGAGGCGATGGCCGAGATCGGCGTCGCGTTCAACGAGATGATGGACGAGATGGAAGCGGCCGTGCGTCAGGTCAAGGCCGTCTCACAGACGGTCGGAACCGCGAGCGGACAGGCGTCCACGGGCGTGACCGAGGCGACGCGCGCCGCCGACCGGATGAGCGAGGCGACCGACGAGATCGCCGACAGCGCCGAGGAGCAGCGCGGCCTGCTGGAGGAAGTCGCCGGCGAAATGAACACGCTCTCGGCGACGATCGAGGAGGTGGCCTCCTCCGCCGAGTCGGTCGCGGAGACGTCAAAGGAGACCGCTCGGATCGCCGAGTCGAGCGAGACGGCCGCCGACGAGGCGATCGAGCGCATGGACGAGGTCGAGGAGACGATCGACACCACCGTCGACAACGTCCAGTCGCTCGACGAGCAGATGGACGAGATCGGCGAGATCGTCGACCTCATCGGCGACATCGCGGATCAGACGAACCTGCTGGCGCTCAACGCGTCCATCGAGGCGGCGCGCGCAGGCGGTGGCGGCAGCGGCGACAGCAACGGGTTCACCGTCGTCGCCGACGAGGTGAAGCAGCTCGCCGAGGAGACCCAGGAGGCGGCCACCGAGATCGAGGCGCTGATCGAGCGGACGCAGTCCCGCACCGACGCCACGGTCGACGAGGTCCGCGAGGCCGAAGAACACATCACAGAGAGCGCGGCCGCCGTCGAGGAGGTGTCCGCGTCGCTCTCGACGGTCGCGGCGAACACCGAGGAGACGAACCACGGCGTCCAAGAGATCAGCAGCGCGACCGAAGACCAGGCGGCCAGCACCGAGGAGGCGGTCGCGATGATCGAGCCGGTGACGGAGATCAGCCGCCAGACGGCCGAAAGTGCCGAGGAGACCGCAGCGACCGCCGAGAACCAGACGGAGTCGATGGCGGCCGTCTCCGCCGAGACGGAGTCGCTGTCGGCGCAGGCGGACCACCTCAGCGACCTGCTCGGGGAGTTCGAGGTGGACGCTGTCGACGACGCGCCCGATTCTGGACCGGCGGGCGGCGATGCCGGCGCGGTGGGCGGTGACCGTGGACCCGCGGGCGGCAACGACGCCGCACGGGTCGCGATCGAGGACGGTGGAACGACCGACGGGGACGCCGATTTCGAGTTCGGATCGGCGCCGGAGTCCGAGTCGGAGGCGCATTCGAACCGGTAGTTTCGGGCCCGCCGAACTCTGTTCACGCCCGCGAATCTCGATCCCCGCCCGGCGTTACTCTTCGCTCGCGTCGCCGACCAGGATCCCCTCGTTCTCGAACAGTTCCGCGAGTTCGAACATCGACTCGACCACGACGTCACACGCCGGCTCGACCGCTGGCTTGGGCTCGTAGCCGACCGCCAGCCCCGCGACCTCCAGCATCGGGAGGTCGTTGGCGCCGTCGCCGACCGCGACGGTTCGCGTCATCGGCACGCCCTGCTCGCCGGCGACGCGCTCCAACTGCTCGTCTTTCGTCCCCTCGATCAGCGGGCCCTCCACGTCGCCGGTGAGGCGCCCGCCCTGGATCGGCAGGCGGTTGGCGACGATTTCGTCGACCTCCGCGTCCGCCTTCTCCAGCGCGGCGGCGACGCCGCGCTCGAAGCCGCCGGTGAAGATGACGACGTAGTGGCCGCGGTCGCGGAGGCGCTCGATCACGTCGGCGGCGCCCTCACGCAGCGCCACCTCGCCGTAGGCCGCCTCGGCGTCCTCCTCCTCCAGGTGCTCGAGGAGGGCGGCGCGCTTGCGGAGGCTCTCCGCGTAGCTGAGTTCGTCGTTCATCGCCCGCGCGGTGATGTCGGCCATCTCGTCGGCGACGCCGCACTGCTCGCCGAGCAGCACCGTCATCTCCGAGTCCGAGAGCGTCCCGTCGAAGTCGAACGCCACGAGTCGCGTCATGGCTCCCGGTTCGGCGGCCGGGGCTTCAACTCCCCGGGTTTGGTGGGTCGCCCCACCCCCGGTGACGATGCGATCGGTTCACAGTCCCGGGTGTGACCGACTCCCCGTCGAGGCGGGTCCGTCGGCGCCGTCGAGCGCGCCGCCCCTGCGTCGGGGCGACCCGCCCGCCCCACCAACCGTGCCGACGGTACACCAGCGTGCATTCTCCACCCGAAACGTGGGGGTTGACTATCCAAAGACGTGGACAGTTCCGCCGGGCGAGTTCCGCCGAGGTGGAAAGCCTTTACCTCGCGCCGAAACTCCGGTCGCGCATGAAGGTACTCGTCACGGACCCCGTCGCGGACGCGGGGATCGAGACGCTCCGAGACGCCGGCCACGAGGTCGTCACGGGCTACGAACTGGAGGGGCGGGACCTCCTCGACGCCGTCGCCGACGCGAACGCGCTGATCGTCCGCTCCGGGACCGAGGTGACCGCCGAGGTGTTCGAGGCGGCTCCCGACCTCGTCATCGTCGGGCGCGCGGGCATC contains:
- a CDS encoding ABC transporter permease; this encodes MSLEAVARKDFQDAVRSRWLLGLTAFFVLLVSVVVYLVRPGAGQTLSTSALLGSIFIRDALVTTLIPLIALVVSYNAVVGERETGSLKLLLALPHSRADVVFGKVAGRAGAIAVPVSIGFLLPALVAAIGPLSLQVGTFFGYILLTLLLSAAFVAIAVGFSAAVSSNRLAIGGAVGLYFLFVPLWGAIQFPLRLYLGTGGPGWLPIAGSELLRLLRLINPTGSFKIVSGEFVSSTLFAAGQAGTEAAGQYATQMEIAAFAMLGAWLLVPPLLGLWRFEGADL
- the ligA gene encoding NAD-dependent DNA ligase LigA; protein product: MSTPAEVDADDLRYADPDNPYLTNPDTDFVAPDDLDAEAAAAEATLLRAAVREHDHRYYARSDPLIADRTYDALFARLAELEEAFDLAVADTPTRRVAGGTLDELGEVEHAAPMLSIDQSGEAADVREFDERVRRDLGADADLGYSCEPKFDGLSVEVVYEDGRYVQAATRGDGRVGDDVTEQVRTIRSVPERLAGDPPETLAVRGEVFIPRDAFQAHNRERIETGKEPFANPRNAAAGTLRQLDIDAVAERPLDCFFYDVLGWEEGDSGDADAGDPGVRSRPDDHLGELDALRSFGLHVNDRDELAADIEAAIDYRDRLAEEREGLNYEIDGVVIKVNDRTDREELGTKSRSYRWAFAYKFPARHEVTTVEDVVVQVGRTGRLTPVALLDPVDVGGVTVSRATLHNPEEIASLGVNVGDEVRVKRAGDVIPQVAEVVESHTDRSYEFPEQCPACGSDVERDGPLAFCPNGLACPAQAERAVVHYASRGGLDIEGLGEESVEQLREAGLVETLPDLYRLPDRREDLAALEGWGETSADNLIREIEASTEPELADFLAALGIHEIGAATARNLARHFGTFEAVRRAGEAELVEVDDIGETVARTVRDFFETEQNARVIDDLLDHVNPQSDDTETGDALEGLTFVFTGSLSTARSLAQGLVETHGANATSSVSGNTDYLVAGDSPGTSKREDAEANDVPELDEGEFAELLADHGIEWPPDEEG
- a CDS encoding ABC transporter ATP-binding protein; the encoded protein is MAAIELEGVTKRYGDVTAVRDLDLTVEEGEVFGFLGPNGAGKSTTINMLLDFVRPTSGSVRVLSRDAQAESVEVRRHTGVLPEGYDVYERLTGRQHVDFAMRSKEIDGDVDAVLERVGIADAADRRAGGYSKGMRQRLVLGMALVGDPDILILDEPSSGLDPAGAKEMREIVRAEAERGTTVFFSSHVLGQVESVCDRVGIMREGELVAEDSIEGLREAVGGEEQLVVTVDAASEEDVEAVRALAGVSSAATDGGTVTVSCESDAKTQVIGALEDAGVTVKDFSTQEASLEDLFLTYAGDSDHPKTVDGDAANTEVAE
- a CDS encoding O-acetylhomoserine aminocarboxypropyltransferase/cysteine synthase family protein: MTDDVDAGAPRSADGDGSAGRGARTRALHSGWDGDPATGARAPPIYQTTSYAFPDADTAADLYALDREGDVYTRISNPTTRVLERRLADLEGGVDAVATASGMAAIDTATSLLARAGDTVVASADMYGGTSTYLAHMASRRGVDLRTVETTDADAYAAAVDEDTAFVHVETLANPSLVTPDLERIAEIAHDHAVPLVVDNTFGTPALCNPIEHGADIVWNSTTKWVHGAGTTVGGVLVDGGTFPWDHPDADYPEVAGENPAFDVDFAERFGERAFAQVARHRGVRTLGNTQSPFDAWQTLQGLSTLPIRMEKHCENARIVAEHLDDHPDVAWVTYPGFEAHPTHDEAARYLDGFGGMVVFGLEGGFTAGKRVCEEVELVSFLANIGDARSLIIHPASTTHAQLAEAEQRAAGVSPDLLRLSVGIEDPDDIVADLDSAIAEATR
- a CDS encoding O-acetylhomoserine aminocarboxypropyltransferase/cysteine synthase family protein — protein: MPDNDTDYGFWTRSVHEGADPDPTTGARAPPIHQTTSYVFDDADHAARLFALEEEGYIYSRLLNPTVAQLGDRLASLEGGVGAVPTSSGMASFDLATFLLASAGDNIVSSSSLYGGTYTYLTHTVERRGVETRFVDTLDYDAYAEAIDEDTAFVHLETIGNPALVTPDIERIADIAHEHDTPLFVDNTFATPYLCRPVEHGADLVWESTTKWIHGSGSTIGGVLVDGGSFPWGEHADRFPELGAENPAYHGVNFAERFGDAALTYGAIARGQRDLGSAQSPFDAWATMQKLESLPMRMERHCANAQHVAEHLADHPAVDWVTYPGLPDHETHAEASEYLDGGYGGMIAFGLAGGYDAARDTVENTELASLVANVGDAKTLVIHPGSTTHQQLTEEEQLAAGVTGDMVRLSVGVENPEDIVADLDQAIDAATR
- a CDS encoding PPC domain-containing DNA-binding protein; the protein is MNYREVEVAGEYMASLDNGADWREEIESLADEVEADAAWFNAMGAVQDAEVWFYDQADQEYQSVAFDEPLEVAACVGNVAWLDGERFAHTHAVLSRRSGQSLAGHLNAGTVFAGEVYLRAFEEPLEREHDEVTDLDLWL
- the metX gene encoding homoserine O-acetyltransferase MetX, which encodes MTAMESVGEFRFECGESVDDLRLAYEAYGEFDGDNAVLVCHALTGSQHVSNAPRSEDHEPVTGENDDTGDEDNAVDGAATTGVQTAGQARAWWDDVVGPGKAIDTTEYYVVCVNVPGSCYGSSGPPTEGPDDGPWGTEFPPVTVGDWTRAQRRLLDRLGVGRLHAVVGGSVGGMNALDWAKRYPDDVRRVAAVATAGRLDTQCLSLDAIARRAITTDPDWNGGDYYGADRPNPDDGLAQARRLGHVMYLSKASMGRKFGRRAAGRGAFDDAPADPTGRFFPYREVESYLDYNADSFTTRFDANSYLYLTRAMDEYDLAAGYGSDAEALAAFEGELLALSFTGDWHFTVEQSRALADAAGDVDVPTAHHVVDSDHGHDAFLVEPESVGPPLRDFLRDGVDGRAIRDEGEDDDPDGSGIHSGGPDRAPVHASLFPG